One part of the Raphanus sativus cultivar WK10039 chromosome 7, ASM80110v3, whole genome shotgun sequence genome encodes these proteins:
- the LOC108818331 gene encoding small ribosomal subunit biogenesis GTPase RsgA 1, mitochondrial-like yields MQISSLSIIRHSSPSFLRRAAIHHGGCGVRLGIGIRRSFHLLTVVSARRDNPDVSRKPQPSKNMLRAKHNIGKDHSSLAPVLSPDHNPSLLASQAIGTVATAQANFMRVVVSEDRSSSSSKEGVELLCVVRAVLKKIRRRVLVGDKVLVGSIDWDDGRGMIENVFQRRSEILDPPVANVDHLLVLFSLDQPKLEPFTLTRFLVEAESTGIPLTLALNKCELISQEELESWKMRLRGWNYEPFFCSVGTKEGLDAIGLVLRDQTSVIVGPSGVGKSSLINVLRSSGGVEEENWFEPIIGNNKWFEDQRVGEVSTRSGRGKHTTRNVSLLPITEGGYLADTPGFNQPSLLKVTKHSLALCFPEIRKMIEEEKCGFKDCLHIGEPGCVVKGEWERYPYYLQLLDEIRVREDFQLKTFGTKREGDVRYKVGGMGVKQAEPRLQPKKHRRESRKKVKQTRISELDEFEDEESDWDIEDDPIVQAIENEKER; encoded by the exons ATGCAGATATCGTCTCTCTCCATCATCCGCCACTCTTCTCCTTCCTTCCTCCGTCGCGCGGCGATTCACCACGGTGGATGCGGAGTTCGACTCGGAATCGGAATCCGCCGCAGCTTCCATCTTCTCACAGTCGTCTCAGCGAGACGAGATAACCCCGATGTCTCCAGAAAACCCCAGCCGAGCAAAAACATGCTCAGAGCTAAGCACAACATCGGCAAAGACCACTCCTCCTTAGCTCCGGTGCTCTCTCCCGACCACAATCCTTCGCTCCTGGCCTCTCAGGCCATCGGCACCGTCGCCACCGCTCAGGCGAACTTCATGCGCGTCGTCGTCAGTGAAGATCGTTCGTCTTCGTCGTCTAAGGAGGGAGTAGAGCTGCTTTGCGTGGTGAGAGCGGTGCTGAAGAAGATACGGAGGAGAGTTCTGGTTGGGGATAAGGTCCTCGTTGGATCTATCGATTGGGATGATGGGAGAGGGATGATTGAGAACGTGTTTCAGCGGAGATCCGAGATTCTCGATCCTCCCGTGGCGAATGTTGATCACTTGCTCGTTCTCTTCTCTCTTGATCAGCCGAAGCTTGAGCCGTTCACTCTTACTAGGTTCTTGGTGGAAGCTGAGTCCACTGGGATTCCACTCACACTCGCCTTGAACAAATGTGAACTCATCTCTCAAGAG GAGTTGGAGTCTTGGAAGATGAGACTGCGTGGATGGAACTACGAACCGTTCTTTTGCAGCGTGGGAACTAAAGAGGGACTTGATGCGATTGGGTTGGTCTTGAGGGATCAGACTTCCGTGATTGTTGGACCTAGTGGTGTTGGGAAGTCGAGTTTAATCAACGTATTGAGGAGCAGTGGTGGCGTTGAAGAAGAGAATTGGTTTGAGCCT ATAATAGGTAATAATAAGTGGTTTGAAGATCAGCGAGTTGGTGAAGTTTCAACGAGAAGTGGTCGAGGCAAACACACAACTCGAAATGTGTCGCTGCTGCCGATTACTGAAGGCGGTTATCTCGCTGATACTCCTGGTTTTAACCAGCCTAGTTTACTGAAAGTGACAAAGCATTCACTTGCCTTGTGTTTTCCTGAG aTAAGGAAGATGATAGAGGAAGAGAAATGTGGATTCAAAGATTGCTTGCATATTGGGGAACCAGGATGTGTAGTGAAAGGAGAATGGGAAAGGTATCCTTACTACTTACAACTGCTTGATGAGATCAGAGTCAGGGAGGACTTTCAGCTTAAGACTTTTGGTACCAAAAGGGAAGGCGATGTTAG GTACAAAGTGGGAGGGATGGGTGTGAAACAAGCTGAACCGCGGTTACAGCCGAAGAAGCATAGGAGAGAGTCGAGGAAGAAGGTGAAACAGACAAGGATCAGTGAGCTAGACGAGTTCGAAGATGAAGAAAGCGACTGGGACATAGAGGACGACCCAATTGTCCAAGCCATTGAGaacgagaaagagagatga
- the LOC108815310 gene encoding uncharacterized protein LOC108815310: protein MSGALAVIDSLQVRGMKCDWVCQTCGMERESINHVLFSCTLARQVWASSGFPHPLGGFDENSVFANVSYLFKTWRTKEDVRWITRSFPWTFWFLWKNRNSLLFEGFLFDGDQICAKAAEEANLWFLAQEMACERSEESDQGSSLRNQVYIALPREFVKCNIGMRWSRKKREVGAAWVLKDTRGMTLLHSRRSFTGVWSKEEAYFLSLLWAVESMISHKCQRVYFALEWRMLANAINRPHAWPSFKFKVAEIRCLLGELLAWRVVFESSDHSRDARLIANSVMTGDRFQSYVARGSPRWLLNSFL from the coding sequence ATGTCTGGTGCTTTGGCTGTCATTGATAGTTTACAAGTTAGGGGTATGAAGTGTGATTGGGTGTGCCAAACGTGTGGTATGGAGAGAGAGTCCATTAATCATGTGTTATTCTCTTGTACGCTGGCTAGACAGGTTTGGGCCTCTTCAGGCTTCCCTCATCCTCTTGGGGGCTTTGATGAAAACTCAGTATTTGCCAATGTTAGCTATCTGTTTAAGACTTGGCGTACAAAGGAGGATGTGCGATGGATTACGAGGAGCTTCCCATGGACATTTTGGTTTCTATGGAAAAATCGTAACTCTTTATTGTTTGAAGGGTTCTTATTTGATGGAGACCAAATATGCGCCAAAGCAGCTGAAGAGGCCAACTTATGGTTTCTGGCTCAGGAGATGGCGTGTGAGCGAAGTGAGGAGAGTGATCAAGGGTCCTCTTTGCGTAATCAAGTCTATATTGCTTTGCCACGTGAGTTTGTTAAATGCAATATCGGAATGCGCTGGTCCAGGAAGAAACGAGAGGTTGGAGCCGCATGGGTTTTAAAGGATACAAGAGGTATGACTCTTTTGCATAGTCGTAGATCTTTTACTGGTGTTTGGTCAAAAGAGGAGGCATATTTTCTGAGTTTGCTTTGGGCGGTGGAAAGCATGATCTCCCACAAATGTCAAAGAGTCTACTTTGCTCTTGAATGGAGGATGTTGGCGAATGCCATTAATAGACCACATGCGTGGCCTTCCTTCAAGTTTAAAGTGGCAGAAATTAGATGTTTGCTTGGGGAACTGTTGGCGTGGCGGGTTGTTTTTGAATCATCTGATCATAGTAGGGATGCCCGTCTTATTGCTAATAGTGTTATGACTGGCGATCGGTTTCAGTCTTATGTGGCTAGGGGATCTCCTAGATGGTTACTTAATTCTTTTTTGTAA
- the LOC108831731 gene encoding shaggy-related protein kinase theta-like encodes MIVMHRLKSITSGRTSISSDAGGVDPGFIKRPKLDQDNDNSSSSSAGGDDSMQVDQAIACPDMKSRYMVLVVSQESVAGTSNVPPAAAAVTVDDQLPQVMNEMRLRDEPNPNRDEDKDMEPPIVNGRGTETGQVITTTVGGRDGKPKQTISYMAQRVVGTGSFGVVFRAKCLETGEQVAIKKVLQDKRYNNRELQIMRLQDHPNVL; translated from the exons CT GGTGGTGTGGACCCTGGTTTTATTAAGAGACCCAAGCTCGATCAAGACAACGACaactcatcatcttcttctgctgGTGGTGATGATTCGATGCAGGTTGACCAAGCCATTGCTTGTCCTGACATGAAAAGTAGATACATGGTGTTGGTGGTGTCACAAGAAAGTGTTGCCGGAACTTCAAATGTGCctcctgctgctgctgctgtgaCAGTCGATGATCAGCTTCCTCAAGTAATGAACGAAATGAGATTAAGAGATGAGCCCAATCCCAACCGCGACGAGGACAAA GATATGGAACCACCTATTGTTAATGGCCGTGGGACTGAAACTGGCCAAGTTATTACTACCACCGTTGGAGGTCGTGATGGAAAGCCTAAGCAG ACAATCTCATACATGGCCCAGAGAGTGGTTGGAACAGGCTCATTCGGAGTTGTCTTCCGG GCCAAGTGTCTGGAAACGGGTGAACAAGTTGCAATTAAGAAGGTTCTGCAGGATAAAAGATACAATAACAGAGAACTTCAGATCATGCGCTTGCAAGACCATCCcaatgttttataa